In a genomic window of Nostoc sp. UHCC 0870:
- a CDS encoding microviridin/marinostatin family tricyclic proteinase inhibitor, whose protein sequence is MSENNQEQENNQENTPFFERYLEGQESEEASEELSEEESDSISGGLKFALTKRYPSDHEGFRTIRTQRYPSF, encoded by the coding sequence ATGTCGGAAAACAACCAAGAACAAGAAAATAATCAAGAAAATACCCCCTTTTTTGAACGCTACTTAGAAGGTCAGGAGTCTGAGGAAGCCTCTGAAGAGCTTTCTGAAGAAGAGTCTGACTCCATTAGTGGTGGTCTTAAGTTCGCCCTAACAAAACGCTATCCCTCTGATCATGAAGGCTTTAGAACTATTAGAACACAACGCTATCCTTCCTTCTGA
- a CDS encoding MvdD family ATP-grasp ribosomal peptide maturase: MNILIITHSQDNESIPLVIKAIENQGGKAFRFDTDRFPTEVQLNAYYGKGEQLILSDDEQKLDLSEVSAVWYRRIEVGKKIPKMTNPQIREASIGESYTTIQGMISSIKGFHLDSVPNIRRAENKQLQLQVAREIGLDTPKTLTTNNPEAVRRFAQECEQGMITKMLSSFAIYDEQGRDSVVFTNLVKPEDLKDMNGLRFCPMTFQENIPKALELRTTIIGKRVFTAAVDSQSLEKAHYDWRQEGIAFMKSWQPYALPQDVEEKLLKLMAYFNLNYGAIDIILTPDGRYVFLEVNPCGEFFWLELCPGLPISHAIAECLLTQADN, encoded by the coding sequence ATGAATATTTTAATCATTACTCACAGTCAAGATAACGAAAGCATACCTCTAGTTATCAAGGCAATTGAGAATCAAGGTGGGAAAGCTTTTCGGTTTGATACTGACCGATTCCCTACAGAGGTACAGTTAAATGCTTACTATGGTAAAGGTGAACAACTAATTCTCTCTGACGATGAGCAGAAGTTAGATTTGAGTGAAGTTTCCGCAGTTTGGTATCGGCGGATTGAAGTGGGGAAGAAAATTCCCAAAATGACAAACCCACAAATTAGAGAGGCTTCAATTGGTGAATCCTACACCACGATTCAGGGGATGATTAGCAGTATCAAGGGATTTCACCTTGACTCTGTACCAAATATTCGTCGAGCCGAGAATAAGCAACTGCAACTACAAGTAGCAAGAGAAATAGGCCTTGATACCCCAAAGACTCTAACTACAAATAATCCAGAGGCAGTAAGGCGATTTGCTCAAGAGTGTGAGCAGGGTATGATTACGAAAATGCTTTCTTCATTTGCTATTTATGATGAGCAAGGTCGAGATAGTGTTGTCTTCACTAATCTAGTCAAACCTGAAGACCTCAAAGACATGAATGGACTGCGTTTTTGTCCGATGACATTTCAGGAAAATATCCCCAAAGCCTTAGAACTGCGGACAACTATCATCGGAAAACGCGTGTTCACCGCCGCAGTTGATTCCCAATCATTGGAAAAAGCACATTATGATTGGCGACAAGAAGGTATTGCCTTCATGAAGTCTTGGCAGCCCTATGCTTTACCCCAAGATGTAGAAGAAAAGTTGTTAAAACTCATGGCTTACTTTAATTTGAACTATGGAGCTATTGATATAATCCTCACCCCTGATGGTCGATATGTATTCCTAGAGGTGAATCCTTGCGGTGAATTTTTCTGGCTAGAACTATGTCCTGGCTTGCCAATTTCTCACGCTATTGCTGAATGTTTGCTAACTCAGGCTGACAACTAG
- a CDS encoding type 2 lanthipeptide synthetase LanM family protein — MNNVAISNNLTSNNQHDASISITKQDLVEIVEKSSNIWERLDGRFITEDSETYQELIQTRLDKWCQIIAKGNEQKFSKRLAFDKLDINIVRSALGQVSLPDHAELPNWTDTLRQAMVVAGSIGGEIFDETSVQKYSYIDIQDPLPFQEIYIPFIEVAKQKLMARLGFSNTLLSSDAQAQLERNLIHRLSDLLAECLNIEFTLFRSSRSSGLNHLIQKLQGNYSSYKYKNFVKQILDNNLLFFFKEYSVAARLAATVTDLWVETVEEFILRLASDWDKINQVFSPERELEKVINIEGGLSDPHNRGRSVMIVQFASGLKLVYKPKDLGLEKAYFEFLSWINQQNVTLPLKLLTILNCSTHGWMEFVESLPCENQQAVNRYYQRAGMVLCIAYVLRGTDFHYENIIASGEQPVLIDLETLFNPEIINQDIDDAMSKLRYQLGNSVSATALLPGACIPVGQTSNLAIDIGGLKDASGDNIPLLKFVWNYINTDGMIMEVQEDTNNESQKQKNQPFGDGIDTSLKTHNQELIDGFQQMYGFFRQYQEYLLADNSPIKLFKNQKLRIVLRNTQLYFNILSNSLRYQYLRDGVERSIQLDVISKGFISLADELHPLWGIISPEKQALEQLDIPYIAGNSNSKAIIINSETTIDDFFEVYSYDAVIDRLRQLKDEDLAHQIKIINASLYSNLSTEDLNSSLLENPNLNVSANTIVPLAEDTILQQAIAIGREIQQQAILGHDQDVAWAGMIYQTNIQRFQLLPLDFSLYNGNCGIALFLAALANVTNQSEFKELALGSIYLLRQALAEKDPSFQEILTKNMGLSGTKGLASLVYALVQISELLGETKLIDDAKQIASWLTLDTTADKQIPGILDGTASIILSLLALYAVTKEAETLVQATSWGQHLLDLRRNADIGEQVWTNSNEEPEVLIGFSQGIAGIAYALLRLYEVTQNSVFLLAAKEAISYEQNYLTDKDDLADSSTLSLSSINSWYDSLAGIILGRLGSLRILDSNEIYQEIDTNLPKILKSNLERLDSLCCGSFGNLEVLLLASEQLDRPELLETARQKIALALHRRQQNGSFQLLPSLSPDVYNPGFAQGTAGIGYELLRFLYPQRLPSVLLWQI, encoded by the coding sequence ATGAATAATGTAGCAATTTCCAATAATTTAACCTCCAACAATCAGCATGATGCTAGCATTTCAATAACTAAACAAGACTTGGTAGAGATTGTCGAAAAATCTAGCAACATTTGGGAACGACTAGATGGACGTTTTATCACTGAAGATTCTGAAACATATCAAGAGTTAATTCAAACTCGTTTAGATAAATGGTGTCAAATTATAGCTAAAGGAAATGAGCAAAAATTTAGCAAACGTTTAGCTTTTGATAAACTAGACATTAATATTGTTCGCTCTGCTTTAGGTCAAGTTAGTCTGCCAGATCATGCTGAATTACCAAATTGGACTGACACGTTAAGGCAAGCAATGGTAGTTGCTGGCTCTATTGGAGGAGAAATTTTTGACGAGACAAGTGTACAAAAATATTCTTATATAGACATTCAAGATCCATTGCCATTTCAAGAAATATATATACCCTTTATTGAAGTAGCCAAACAAAAGTTAATGGCACGCTTAGGTTTTAGTAACACATTATTATCAAGCGATGCTCAAGCTCAATTAGAGCGTAATCTTATCCATAGATTAAGTGATCTTTTAGCAGAATGTTTAAACATTGAATTTACATTATTTCGTTCTTCTCGTAGTTCTGGATTAAATCACCTTATCCAGAAATTGCAAGGAAATTATTCTAGTTATAAGTATAAAAATTTCGTCAAACAAATACTAGACAATAACCTATTATTCTTTTTTAAAGAGTATAGCGTTGCTGCTAGATTAGCAGCGACAGTTACAGATTTATGGGTAGAAACGGTAGAAGAATTTATCCTAAGATTGGCTTCGGATTGGGATAAAATTAATCAAGTTTTCTCTCCTGAAAGAGAATTAGAAAAAGTAATTAATATTGAAGGTGGACTATCTGATCCTCATAATCGTGGACGTTCAGTGATGATTGTCCAGTTTGCTTCTGGATTAAAGCTAGTATACAAACCAAAAGACTTAGGTTTAGAAAAGGCTTATTTTGAGTTTCTGAGCTGGATCAATCAACAGAACGTTACTTTACCTCTGAAGTTACTGACAATTCTCAACTGTTCTACTCACGGTTGGATGGAATTTGTTGAGTCTTTACCTTGTGAAAATCAACAAGCAGTAAACCGCTATTATCAGCGCGCAGGTATGGTTTTGTGTATTGCTTACGTTTTAAGAGGAACAGACTTTCATTATGAGAACATTATTGCATCTGGAGAACAACCAGTTCTAATAGATTTAGAAACGCTCTTTAATCCCGAAATCATCAATCAAGACATTGATGATGCTATGTCTAAATTAAGATATCAACTAGGTAATTCAGTATCTGCTACAGCTTTATTACCAGGAGCGTGTATTCCTGTTGGGCAAACTAGCAATCTAGCAATAGATATAGGTGGACTTAAAGATGCGAGTGGAGATAATATTCCTTTACTGAAATTTGTATGGAATTACATTAATACAGATGGCATGATAATGGAGGTGCAAGAAGATACAAATAATGAGTCGCAAAAGCAAAAAAATCAACCTTTTGGGGATGGTATTGATACCTCGCTGAAAACCCATAATCAAGAATTAATAGATGGTTTTCAGCAAATGTATGGATTTTTCCGACAATACCAAGAGTATTTATTAGCAGATAATAGCCCAATCAAGCTATTTAAAAATCAGAAATTACGTATTGTCTTGCGGAATACGCAACTTTATTTCAATATACTGTCCAACTCCCTACGTTATCAGTATCTTCGAGATGGTGTAGAACGTAGTATTCAGTTAGATGTCATCAGCAAAGGATTTATTTCACTAGCAGATGAGCTACATCCTTTATGGGGAATTATATCACCGGAAAAGCAGGCTTTAGAACAGCTAGATATCCCCTATATCGCCGGAAATTCCAACAGCAAAGCTATCATCATTAATTCAGAAACAACTATTGATGATTTCTTCGAGGTTTATAGTTATGATGCTGTTATTGATCGGTTGCGGCAACTAAAGGATGAAGATTTAGCCCACCAAATTAAGATTATTAATGCTTCACTCTACTCCAATTTGAGTACAGAGGATCTGAATAGTTCCTTGTTGGAGAACCCAAATCTGAATGTTAGTGCCAACACTATTGTTCCTTTAGCAGAGGATACCATCTTACAGCAGGCGATCGCCATTGGTAGAGAAATCCAGCAACAAGCAATTCTCGGTCATGATCAAGATGTGGCTTGGGCAGGAATGATATATCAGACTAACATTCAAAGGTTTCAACTGCTACCCCTCGATTTTAGTTTATATAATGGCAATTGTGGCATAGCTCTATTTTTGGCAGCATTAGCAAATGTCACCAATCAATCAGAATTTAAGGAACTAGCATTAGGATCTATATATTTATTACGTCAGGCTTTAGCAGAAAAAGACCCATCTTTTCAGGAAATTCTCACTAAAAACATGGGTCTTAGCGGTACTAAAGGTCTAGCTTCTCTAGTCTATGCTTTAGTGCAGATTTCGGAATTGTTAGGTGAAACAAAGCTAATTGATGATGCTAAACAAATAGCCTCTTGGCTCACACTAGATACAACTGCTGACAAACAAATACCTGGCATATTAGATGGTACGGCTAGTATTATTCTGAGCCTACTAGCTTTATATGCAGTTACCAAAGAAGCAGAAACTTTAGTACAAGCCACTAGCTGGGGTCAGCATTTATTAGACTTACGGCGAAATGCAGACATCGGCGAGCAAGTATGGACAAACTCTAACGAAGAACCAGAAGTATTGATAGGATTTTCTCAAGGTATAGCTGGTATTGCCTATGCTTTATTACGCTTGTATGAAGTTACTCAAAACTCGGTCTTTTTATTAGCAGCGAAAGAAGCTATTAGCTACGAGCAGAATTATCTAACTGACAAAGATGATTTAGCAGATAGCAGCACCTTATCATTGTCATCTATCAATAGTTGGTATGATAGTTTAGCTGGAATTATTCTTGGTCGTCTAGGAAGTTTAAGGATTCTGGATAGCAATGAAATTTACCAAGAAATAGATACTAATTTGCCAAAAATCCTCAAATCCAACTTAGAGCGATTAGATAGCCTCTGCTGTGGTAGTTTTGGAAATTTAGAAGTGTTGCTACTAGCATCTGAGCAATTAGATCGTCCAGAACTTTTAGAAACTGCACGTCAAAAGATAGCTTTAGCTTTGCACAGAAGACAGCAAAATGGGTCTTTTCAACTGCTTCCTAGCTTATCTCCAGATGTTTATAACCCAGGTTTTGCTCAAGGCACAGCTGGTATTGGCTATGAGTTGTTGAGATTCTTATATCCTCAAAGATTACCATCTGTATTGTTATGGCAGATTTAA
- a CDS encoding aldo/keto reductase produces the protein MEQLISVVKSDNHLSANSHPSLPFYRQLGRTDLTVSCLGIGGGGGISSEDTIYAFEQGINYFFYSSDLHHYTYINMADALRQLCGRGSSVREKVVLATVTYIKSPESLFGILIDQFEELGIDYIDVLFWGWVGDRDAVVIQDCLEHSPHLRGPNTVYQRFVEETYGVSERLKKMGAVRYIGASFHNLNLAQAWLNHPFLDVMMVRHNPAHRAAQKKIFANLDAEDPQRSGIVTFKSIGEHIMPHPTLPEWCWRPDVPDFYRYSLSQNCVDIALTGVTNREEIDQAIAAIQKGKLSPKEIDYLNLYADMVRYDINIKNLPPRELFRLIRQAKNE, from the coding sequence ATGGAACAGCTAATTTCTGTAGTTAAATCTGATAATCATCTATCCGCTAACAGTCATCCTAGTTTGCCTTTTTACCGCCAACTAGGGCGTACTGATTTAACAGTAAGTTGTTTGGGTATAGGTGGTGGAGGCGGTATCTCTAGTGAAGATACCATCTATGCGTTTGAACAAGGAATTAACTACTTTTTCTATTCTAGTGATTTGCATCATTATACTTATATAAATATGGCAGATGCCCTGCGTCAACTGTGTGGGCGTGGTTCTTCTGTACGGGAAAAAGTAGTTTTAGCGACGGTGACTTATATTAAGAGTCCAGAATCTTTATTTGGTATTCTGATTGATCAGTTTGAAGAATTAGGGATTGATTATATTGATGTATTATTCTGGGGCTGGGTTGGCGATCGCGATGCTGTAGTTATCCAAGATTGCTTAGAACATTCTCCCCACTTGCGAGGGCCAAATACGGTATATCAAAGATTTGTAGAAGAAACTTATGGGGTATCTGAGCGGCTGAAAAAAATGGGTGCTGTTCGTTATATTGGTGCATCATTTCACAATCTCAATCTCGCTCAAGCATGGCTTAACCATCCTTTTTTAGATGTGATGATGGTGAGACATAATCCAGCTCATCGAGCAGCACAGAAAAAAATATTTGCAAATTTAGATGCAGAAGATCCACAACGTTCAGGAATCGTGACATTTAAATCTATAGGGGAGCATATAATGCCCCATCCAACATTGCCTGAGTGGTGTTGGCGGCCTGATGTACCTGATTTTTATCGTTATTCCCTATCACAAAACTGTGTAGACATCGCCTTGACAGGGGTGACAAACAGAGAGGAAATTGATCAGGCGATCGCTGCAATCCAGAAAGGCAAACTTTCCCCTAAAGAAATTGATTATCTCAATTTATATGCGGATATGGTTCGGTATGATATCAATATTAAGAACTTACCTCCTAGAGAATTATTCCGGCTCATTCGACAAGCAAAAAATGAGTAA